From Streptomyces chrestomyceticus JCM 4735, one genomic window encodes:
- a CDS encoding amidohydrolase family protein yields MGSPQLGSGRAGRLGAGRLPNLGSACALDEESAYLAAKLAALEALRGGFTSVADAGTRAPVDVAVLAQATQEAGIRCVLGQVCSDGKGGERHLARWDGSRLVHPSLAIPVQEDAADAGVLRRTARLCAEAGAVFQVHANEHLASVERSLKSVGRRPVEHLHHVGALGPHTLGAHATLLTPGELLLLADTGTAVSYNPVASAWKGNGVAQAGTMAAMGVRFGTGTDGTRGDGFRLVDAAETAQRLAFGLSSGDSVCGAGRVWLEHATSRSADALGLGRVTGEIAPGKAADFLVVDLDVPELTPSWDLSWELVRLANRDQIRAVVVGGGLRLWEGRPLHWDGPALLRRAAAAGREVVRRAGIRRVEPVPSGL; encoded by the coding sequence ATGGGCTCTCCGCAGCTCGGCTCGGGGCGCGCCGGGCGACTCGGGGCCGGGCGCCTGCCCAACCTAGGGTCCGCATGCGCGCTCGACGAGGAGAGCGCCTACCTGGCGGCGAAACTGGCCGCGCTGGAAGCGCTGCGCGGCGGATTCACCTCCGTCGCCGACGCCGGGACCCGCGCGCCCGTCGACGTCGCGGTCCTGGCGCAGGCCACCCAGGAGGCCGGTATCCGCTGCGTGCTGGGGCAGGTGTGCTCGGACGGCAAGGGCGGCGAACGGCACCTCGCCCGCTGGGACGGGTCCCGGCTGGTCCACCCGTCCCTGGCGATTCCCGTGCAGGAGGACGCCGCCGACGCCGGGGTGCTGCGGCGCACGGCACGGCTGTGCGCCGAAGCGGGTGCTGTCTTCCAGGTGCACGCCAACGAGCACCTCGCCTCCGTCGAACGCTCCCTCAAGAGCGTCGGCCGGCGCCCGGTGGAACACCTCCACCATGTCGGCGCCCTCGGCCCGCACACGCTCGGCGCGCACGCCACCCTGCTCACGCCCGGCGAACTCCTTCTGCTGGCCGACACGGGCACCGCCGTCAGCTACAACCCCGTCGCCAGCGCATGGAAGGGCAACGGCGTCGCGCAGGCCGGGACGATGGCCGCCATGGGCGTGCGCTTCGGTACCGGCACGGACGGCACCCGCGGCGACGGCTTCCGCCTGGTGGACGCCGCGGAGACCGCGCAGCGGCTGGCGTTCGGCCTGTCGAGCGGCGACTCGGTGTGCGGCGCCGGCCGGGTGTGGCTGGAGCACGCGACCTCGCGCAGCGCCGACGCGCTCGGCCTGGGCCGGGTCACCGGCGAGATCGCGCCCGGCAAGGCGGCGGACTTCCTCGTCGTGGACCTCGACGTACCGGAGCTGACGCCGTCGTGGGACCTGTCCTGGGAACTGGTACGGCTCGCCAACCGCGACCAGATTCGCGCGGTCGTGGTCGGCGGCGGCCTGCGGCTCTGGGAGGGCAGGCCGCTCCACTGGGACGGCCCCGCGCTGCTACGGCGGGCCGCGGCGGCGGGGCGCGAGGTCGTGCGCCGGGCGGGCATCCGCCGCGTCGAACCGGTGCCGTCCGGTTTGTGA
- a CDS encoding helix-turn-helix domain-containing protein — protein sequence MTERPASPPVPEPVEAFAEQLRELRLRCFEPTEARLALQMKCGRSSVSAMLNGRRFPSWELTSAFVAACGAEPADWLDRWRDAKRRLDALRRGPAGQDGAARPVALPDAGGDALLAATWYRSNPEFYTAAARCVRAARTEIRVTYTRRYPPDQYTTKASADYFADILAWAREDTEDQRSVRRIIGVPETDGVPDRDVLAWARRHREETGHLLNYEANVLRWTAAADGLNMALIDDSTVFLAFSGGARQKLNGFSVQDPTYMSYFAAYFEQLWTPLQALGAYLDATGG from the coding sequence TTGACCGAACGGCCAGCGTCCCCACCTGTACCGGAGCCCGTGGAGGCGTTCGCGGAGCAACTGCGCGAACTGCGGCTGCGGTGCTTCGAACCGACCGAGGCCCGCCTCGCCCTCCAGATGAAGTGCGGGCGCAGCTCGGTGTCCGCGATGCTCAACGGGCGCCGCTTCCCGAGCTGGGAACTGACCTCGGCCTTCGTCGCCGCGTGCGGCGCGGAACCGGCGGACTGGCTGGACCGCTGGCGGGACGCGAAGCGCCGCCTCGACGCGCTGCGCCGGGGACCGGCCGGCCAGGACGGGGCCGCGCGCCCGGTGGCGCTGCCGGACGCCGGCGGTGACGCGCTCCTCGCCGCGACCTGGTACCGCAGCAACCCCGAGTTCTACACCGCGGCGGCCCGGTGCGTCCGGGCCGCCCGGACGGAGATCAGGGTGACGTACACCCGCCGCTACCCGCCCGACCAGTACACGACGAAAGCCTCGGCGGACTACTTCGCGGACATCCTGGCCTGGGCGCGCGAGGACACCGAGGACCAGCGCAGCGTCCGCCGGATCATCGGCGTCCCCGAGACCGACGGCGTACCCGACCGGGACGTCCTGGCCTGGGCCCGGCGGCACCGGGAGGAGACCGGGCACCTCCTCAACTACGAGGCGAACGTACTGCGGTGGACGGCGGCGGCCGACGGCCTGAACATGGCGCTGATCGACGACAGCACCGTCTTCCTGGCCTTCTCCGGGGGCGCCCGTCAGAAGCTGAACGGCTTCAGCGTCCAGGACCCGACGTACATGTCCTACTTCGCCGCCTACTTCGAACAACTGTGGACGCCCCTCCAGGCGCTGGGTGCCTACCTGGACGCCACGGGAGGCTGA
- a CDS encoding ABC-ATPase domain-containing protein encodes MPRPQGRDHDRGRAHGRDRGPTRAHGRPQDRPRADRPQGVRDGLAGELRRMDGASYGRYKSLLGSWSMPGFTLEVIRGQSDPYAPPARVALRVPAEEAGFPADLWESPVRRRALASYLARRAAEAADHRALRVDAGGQEVLERSSCLVDARDGSVTLRLGVDLPGHGRRIDGHAAEHVLCGLLPKVAERALRYAALDADDVRAFADTVEDSAALRAALPGLGLVAFVADGAVLPRRSGVDDRPATGDGVVPFASPEELRVSVDLPHAGTVTGMGVREGVTLIVGGGFHGKSTLLRALETGVWDHVPGDGRERVAARPDTVKIRSEDGRRVERVDVHAFVDHLPSGADTTDFCTDNASGSTSQAASLCEAVEAGARALLIDEDTAATNLMIRDARMQALVAKEREPLTPFVDLVRSLHRDHGVSTVLVMGGSGDYMEVADQVVMMDAYRPSDVTERARRLAAVPTGRTAEADAFPGVAHRRPDPGSLDTSVRGRSRIRARGDDGLTFGEHDIDLRAVEQIADARQVAGIGLALELMVRRGYVDGKRTLAEALDLLDGDLEDGAHRLLAVRDEDFALPRRHEVAAALNRLRGLRVLGRPTGEAEG; translated from the coding sequence GTGCCACGCCCTCAAGGCCGGGACCACGACCGCGGACGCGCACACGGCCGGGACCGCGGGCCGACCCGTGCCCACGGCCGTCCACAGGACCGGCCGCGGGCCGACCGCCCGCAAGGGGTCAGGGACGGACTGGCCGGGGAGCTGCGCCGGATGGACGGCGCCTCGTACGGCAGGTACAAGTCGCTCCTCGGCAGTTGGTCCATGCCCGGCTTCACCCTGGAGGTGATCCGCGGGCAGTCCGACCCGTACGCGCCGCCCGCGCGGGTCGCCCTGCGCGTACCGGCCGAGGAGGCCGGGTTCCCCGCCGACCTGTGGGAGTCGCCGGTCCGGCGGCGGGCGCTGGCGAGCTATCTGGCGCGGCGGGCCGCCGAGGCGGCGGACCACCGGGCGCTGCGGGTGGACGCCGGCGGCCAGGAGGTGCTGGAGCGCAGTTCCTGCCTGGTCGACGCGCGGGACGGCTCGGTGACGCTACGGCTGGGTGTCGACCTGCCGGGGCACGGCCGCCGCATCGACGGGCACGCGGCGGAGCACGTGCTGTGCGGCCTGCTGCCGAAGGTCGCCGAGCGCGCGCTGCGGTACGCGGCACTGGACGCCGACGACGTACGGGCCTTCGCGGACACCGTCGAGGACTCCGCCGCACTGCGCGCCGCGCTGCCCGGCCTCGGCCTGGTCGCGTTCGTCGCCGACGGCGCTGTGCTGCCGCGGCGCAGCGGCGTGGACGACCGTCCGGCGACCGGTGACGGAGTCGTCCCGTTCGCCTCTCCGGAGGAACTGCGGGTCTCGGTCGACCTGCCGCACGCGGGGACCGTCACCGGCATGGGCGTACGCGAAGGCGTCACCCTGATCGTCGGTGGCGGCTTCCACGGCAAGTCGACGCTGCTGCGGGCCCTGGAGACGGGCGTGTGGGACCACGTCCCGGGGGACGGCCGCGAGCGGGTGGCGGCCCGGCCCGACACCGTCAAGATCCGCTCCGAGGACGGCCGCCGGGTCGAGCGGGTGGACGTGCACGCCTTCGTGGACCACCTGCCGAGCGGCGCGGACACCACCGACTTCTGTACGGACAACGCCTCCGGCTCCACGTCGCAGGCCGCCTCCCTGTGCGAGGCCGTCGAGGCGGGCGCGCGGGCCCTGCTCATCGACGAGGACACCGCGGCCACCAACCTGATGATCCGTGACGCGCGGATGCAGGCGCTGGTCGCCAAGGAGCGGGAGCCGCTCACGCCGTTCGTGGACCTCGTCCGCTCCCTGCACCGGGACCACGGGGTCTCGACCGTGCTGGTGATGGGCGGGTCCGGCGACTACATGGAGGTCGCCGACCAGGTGGTCATGATGGACGCGTACCGACCGTCCGACGTCACCGAACGGGCGCGCCGGCTGGCGGCGGTGCCGACCGGCCGGACCGCCGAGGCGGACGCCTTCCCCGGCGTCGCCCACCGCCGCCCGGACCCCGGCTCCCTCGACACGTCCGTACGCGGCCGCTCCCGCATCCGGGCGCGCGGCGACGACGGGCTGACCTTCGGCGAGCACGACATCGACCTGCGGGCCGTCGAACAGATCGCGGACGCGCGCCAGGTGGCGGGCATCGGCCTGGCCCTCGAACTGATGGTGCGGCGCGGGTACGTGGACGGGAAGCGCACCCTGGCCGAGGCGCTCGACCTGCTCGACGGCGACCTGGAGGACGGCGCGCACCGCCTCCTCGCCGTCCGCGACGAGGACTTCGCGCTGCCGCGCCGCCACGAGGTCGCCGCGGCCCTGAACCGCCTGCGCGGCCTGCGGGTGCTGGGGCGGCCGACGGGGGAGGCGGAGGGCTGA
- a CDS encoding MFS transporter, with amino-acid sequence MTRTTPTSFTTPTPSCETAPPHRPARLTLAVMCLCVTLVVGMVSAVNLAIPSLSRSALHPSAEAVVWVVDGYVVFFACLLVPAGALADRLGRKGTLLGGMALFTAGSALCAAAPGIAVVIAGRMLSGVGAAAVLPTTLALLVADAAPERRPRLVAVWASMTGLAAVLGNVGGGAALQTGSWRALFLCVVPPALVALVLIAACAPAAVRHDRPVSPLSASLLTAGFLALLTGIVSGPESGWLSVRAVGGFALAAVLLTCWVRYELRRPHPMLDPRLFALPVVRAGALGLALAFVGMFGLFYINGQYLQYAQGHSPLEAGIRLLPMAAALLLAPRCATVLERWLGGRATVGTGLLVLAAGLATVSTVSARTPYVLYAAGATLTAAGCGLATPLLSHGMMSALPPDRAGTGSGLQSLARELGSALGIAISGSIVTALFTAHLPAVLNGPPPPTTVAAAERRLSDVSGSADSALRDAVLDAFTGSLDVAMLVLAAVVVAGGALVVAWYPGRRTRT; translated from the coding sequence ATGACCCGCACCACACCCACCTCTTTCACCACACCCACCCCCTCCTGCGAAACCGCCCCTCCCCACCGTCCGGCCCGCCTCACCCTCGCCGTGATGTGCCTGTGCGTCACCCTCGTCGTCGGCATGGTCTCCGCCGTCAATCTCGCCATCCCGTCGCTGTCCCGCAGCGCGCTGCACCCCTCCGCCGAAGCGGTGGTGTGGGTCGTGGACGGGTACGTGGTGTTCTTCGCCTGCCTGCTCGTCCCGGCGGGCGCGCTCGCGGACCGGCTGGGCCGCAAGGGCACCCTGCTGGGCGGGATGGCGCTGTTCACGGCGGGTTCCGCGCTGTGCGCCGCCGCGCCCGGCATCGCGGTGGTGATCGCCGGCCGGATGCTCAGCGGGGTCGGCGCCGCCGCCGTACTGCCGACGACGCTGGCCCTGCTGGTCGCGGACGCGGCGCCGGAGCGGCGGCCCCGGCTGGTCGCGGTGTGGGCGTCGATGACGGGCCTGGCGGCGGTCCTGGGCAACGTCGGGGGCGGCGCGGCCCTGCAGACCGGTTCCTGGCGGGCCCTGTTCCTGTGCGTCGTCCCGCCGGCTCTCGTGGCCCTCGTCCTGATCGCCGCCTGCGCCCCGGCCGCCGTACGTCACGACCGCCCGGTCTCCCCGCTCTCGGCGAGCTTGCTGACCGCCGGGTTCCTGGCCCTGCTGACGGGCATCGTCTCCGGGCCGGAGTCGGGCTGGCTCAGCGTACGGGCCGTGGGCGGCTTCGCCCTCGCCGCCGTACTGCTGACCTGCTGGGTACGGTACGAACTCCGGCGGCCGCACCCGATGCTGGACCCGCGGCTCTTCGCCCTGCCCGTCGTGCGGGCGGGAGCGCTGGGCCTGGCGCTGGCCTTCGTCGGCATGTTCGGCCTGTTCTACATCAACGGCCAGTACCTCCAGTACGCGCAAGGCCATTCGCCACTGGAGGCAGGTATACGTCTGCTGCCGATGGCGGCCGCGCTGCTGCTGGCCCCGCGCTGCGCGACCGTACTGGAGCGGTGGCTGGGCGGCCGGGCCACCGTGGGTACAGGGCTGCTGGTACTGGCGGCGGGCCTGGCCACCGTATCGACGGTGAGCGCGCGCACCCCGTACGTCCTCTACGCCGCCGGTGCCACACTGACGGCGGCCGGCTGCGGCCTGGCCACCCCCCTGCTCTCGCACGGCATGATGTCGGCACTGCCGCCGGACCGGGCGGGAACCGGCTCCGGACTGCAAAGCCTCGCCCGCGAGTTGGGCAGCGCGCTGGGCATCGCGATCAGCGGCAGCATCGTCACCGCCCTTTTCACCGCCCACCTGCCCGCCGTACTGAACGGCCCGCCCCCGCCGACAACCGTGGCCGCGGCGGAACGACGACTGAGCGACGTGTCCGGTTCGGCGGACAGCGCCCTACGGGACGCGGTGCTCGACGCCTTCACCGGCTCGCTCGACGTCGCGATGCTCGTCCTGGCCGCGGTGGTCGTGGCGGGTGGGGCGTTGGTGGTCGCGTGGTATCCGGGGCGCCGTACGCGCACCTGA
- a CDS encoding threonine/serine dehydratase: MSSISYDDVQAAAGRIAGDVRPVTVAPVDPGGFGPGEGWLAYEFTQHTGSFKARGAANFIAAHREAGTLPEAGVVIASGGNAGLACAWAAGRHGVRATVFLPETAPPVKVARLRLLGADVRQVGTEYAAALEASREHAGRTGALEAHAYDHPLIAAGAGTLLEEIRAALPGLDTVVVAVGGGGLFSGVTAAAHHHGVQVVAVEPENCRALNAAIEAGRVVDVPVDSVAADSLGARRASRMALDWALRAEAVSLLVPDEAIVAARRSLWDDRRLAVEHGTAAAFAALRSGAYRPAPGERVCVVVCGANTDPSDLVRTEPVRPGE; this comes from the coding sequence ATGAGCAGCATCAGCTACGACGACGTGCAGGCGGCGGCCGGCCGGATCGCCGGGGACGTGCGCCCGGTCACCGTCGCACCGGTCGACCCGGGCGGGTTCGGGCCCGGCGAGGGCTGGCTCGCCTACGAGTTCACCCAGCACACCGGGTCCTTCAAGGCTCGCGGCGCGGCCAACTTCATCGCCGCGCACCGCGAGGCCGGCACCCTGCCCGAAGCCGGGGTGGTCATCGCCTCCGGGGGCAACGCCGGACTGGCCTGCGCCTGGGCGGCGGGCCGCCACGGCGTCCGGGCGACGGTCTTCCTGCCCGAGACCGCGCCGCCGGTCAAGGTCGCCCGGCTGCGCCTGCTCGGCGCCGACGTACGCCAGGTGGGCACCGAGTACGCCGCCGCGCTGGAGGCGTCCCGGGAACACGCCGGACGGACCGGCGCGTTGGAGGCGCACGCGTACGACCACCCGCTGATCGCCGCCGGGGCCGGTACCCTGCTGGAGGAGATCCGGGCCGCGCTGCCCGGCCTGGACACGGTCGTCGTCGCGGTCGGCGGCGGTGGCCTGTTCAGCGGGGTCACCGCGGCCGCGCACCACCACGGCGTCCAGGTCGTGGCCGTCGAGCCGGAGAACTGCCGGGCGCTGAACGCGGCGATCGAGGCGGGCCGGGTCGTCGACGTCCCGGTGGACTCCGTCGCCGCCGACTCGCTGGGCGCGCGCCGCGCCAGCCGGATGGCGCTGGACTGGGCCCTGCGGGCCGAGGCGGTCTCGCTGCTGGTCCCGGACGAGGCGATCGTGGCCGCGCGCCGGAGCCTGTGGGACGACCGCAGGCTGGCGGTCGAGCACGGCACGGCGGCCGCCTTCGCCGCCCTCCGGTCCGGGGCGTACCGGCCCGCGCCGGGGGAGCGGGTGTGCGTCGTCGTGTGCGGCGCGAACACCGACCCGTCGGACCTGGTACGTACCGAGCCCGTACGCCCCGGTGAGTGA
- a CDS encoding GntR family transcriptional regulator, with translation MTASPSDPTTAPAGPRPRSRADRARQVAEVLRRQIASGAFPSGVLPDERSLIADHGASRNTVREALGVLRDEGVVERRQGVGTVIRRRTYEHTLERLTGLAETLSAYGRVSNEVRVADVIRPPREVARKLCVPDDGQVVYIERLRRLGDDPLSLDLTYLTTDIGRPLLDADLAGRDLFSLIEESVGGPLGSASVTVHAVNADPGTSALLGTPPGQAVFTVERLTRLPDGRPVDLEFLRVRGDRLAFRAELDRGTGAPDSPTGDNR, from the coding sequence ATGACCGCGTCGCCGTCCGACCCGACCACCGCCCCGGCAGGCCCCCGCCCTCGGTCCCGCGCGGACCGGGCCCGGCAGGTCGCGGAGGTACTCCGCCGGCAGATCGCCTCCGGAGCCTTCCCCTCCGGCGTCCTGCCGGACGAGCGGAGCCTGATCGCCGACCACGGCGCCTCACGGAACACCGTCCGCGAGGCGCTGGGCGTCCTGCGCGACGAGGGCGTGGTGGAACGGCGGCAGGGCGTGGGCACGGTGATCCGGCGCCGTACGTACGAGCACACGCTGGAGCGGCTGACCGGACTGGCCGAGACCCTGTCGGCGTACGGGCGGGTCAGCAACGAGGTGCGGGTCGCCGACGTGATCCGGCCGCCCCGGGAAGTGGCACGCAAGCTGTGCGTCCCCGACGACGGGCAGGTCGTCTACATCGAACGGCTGCGCCGCCTCGGCGACGACCCGCTGTCCCTGGACCTGACCTACCTCACCACCGACATCGGAAGGCCGCTGCTGGACGCGGACCTGGCGGGCCGGGACCTGTTCAGCCTGATCGAGGAGTCGGTCGGCGGCCCGCTGGGTTCGGCGAGCGTGACCGTGCACGCGGTCAACGCGGACCCCGGCACCTCGGCCCTGCTCGGAACCCCGCCGGGACAGGCGGTGTTCACCGTCGAACGGCTGACCCGGCTGCCGGACGGGCGCCCCGTGGACCTGGAGTTCCTGCGCGTCCGGGGCGACCGGCTGGCGTTCCGCGCGGAACTGGACCGGGGCACCGGCGCACCCGACAGCCCGACAGGTGACAACCGATGA